In Camelina sativa cultivar DH55 chromosome 16, Cs, whole genome shotgun sequence, a single window of DNA contains:
- the LOC104751503 gene encoding 24-methylenesterol C-methyltransferase 3: protein MVDSVALFCTAGLIAGALYWFICVLGPAERKGKRASDLSGGSISAEKVRDNYDQYWSFFRRPKEIETAEKVPDFVDTFYNLVTDIYEWGWGQSFHFSPHIPGKSDKDATRIHEEMAVDLINVKPGQKILDAGCGVGGPMRAIAAHSKAQVTGITINEYQVQRAKLHNKKAGLDSLCNVVCGNFLKMPFEENTFDGAYSIEATCHAPKLEEVYSEIFRVMKPGTLFVSYEWVTTEKYRDDDEEHKDVIQGIERGDALPGLRSYKDIAATAMKVGFEVVKEKDLAKPPSKPWWNRLKMGRLAYWRNHVVVVILSAVGVAPKGTVDVHDMLFKTADYLTRGGETGIFSPMHMILCRKPEKASE, encoded by the coding sequence ATGGTGGACTCGGTGGCACTCTTCTGCACCGCCGGCCTCATAGCCGGCGCCCTCTACTGGTTCATCTGCGTCTTAGGTCCAGCAGAACGCAAGGGCAAACGAGCATCAGACCTCTCCGGAGGCTCAATCTCCGCCGAGAAAGTCAGAGACAACTACGACCAATACTGGTCATTCTTCCGGCGACCAAAAGAGATCGAAACCGCCGAGAAAGTTCCAGACTTCGTGGACACGTTCTACAACCTCGTTACAGACATCTACGAGTGGGGATGGGGACAATCTTTCCACTTCTCACCACATATCCCAGGGAAATCTGACAAAGACGCCACAAGAATCCACGAAGAGATGGCCGTCGATCTCATCAACGTGAAACCTGGACAAAAGATCCTCGACGCAGGCTGTGGTGTAGGTGGGCCGATGAGAGCCATCGCGGCCCATTCAAAGGCCCAAGTCACTGGGATCACCATCAACGAGTACCAAGTGCAACGAGCCAAGCTACACAACAAGAAAGCTGGGCTTGACTCTCTATGCAACGTCGTCTGCGGTAACTTTTTAAAGATGCCCTTCGAGGAAAACACGTTCGACGGTGCTTACTCGATCGAAGCCACGTGTCACGCTCCTAAACTCGAAGAAGTCTACTCAGAGATCTTCAGAGTGATGAAACCAGGAACTCTGTTCGTGTCCTACGAATGGGTCACAACAGAGAAATACAGAGACGATGACGAAGAACACAAGGACGTGATTCAAGGGATCGAGAGAGGAGACGCGCTTCCCGGGCTAAGAAGCTACAAAGATATAGCAGCGACGGCGATGAAAGTTGGGTTCGAGGTAGTGAAGGAGAAAGATTTGGCTAAACCACCGTCGAAACCGTGGTGGAACCGGTTAAAGATGGGGAGGCTAGCGTACTGGAGAAACCATGTTGTGGTTGTGATTCTTTCGGCTGTTGGAGTTGCTCCTAAAGGAACTGTTGATGTTCATGATATGTTGTTTAAGACTGCTGATTACTTGACTAGAGGTGGTGAGACTGGAATCTTCTCCCCGATGCATATGATTCTCTGTAGAAAACCAGAGAAAGCTTCTGAATGA
- the LOC104751504 gene encoding high mobility group B protein 9, producing the protein MSSEENESTPSQATVETTATSPTKIKEYPEPLDSHEVVVKDSSRFWDTLRRFHSIMTTKFMIPVIGGKELDLHVLYVEVTRRGGYEKVVAEKKWREVGGVFRFSATTTSASFVLRKHYLNLLFHYEQVHLFNARGPLLHPTATFHAKDPSTNKELALVEYTPPSIRYHNSLPPPSQGSSSFTAIGTIEGKFDCGYLVKVKLGSEILNGVLYHPAQPGPSSSPPTTVLNGAVAPYADTGSRRRRSGKRRRSRRREDPNYPKPNRSGYNFFFAEKHCKLKSLYPNKEREFTKIIGESWSNLSTEERTVYQNIGLKDKERYQRELNEYREMLRLRDGDKTNGKVC; encoded by the exons ATGTCATCGGAAGAGAACGAATCGACACCGTCTCAGGCGACGGTAGAAACGACGGCGACTTCACCGACGAAGATAAAAGAGTATCCAGAACCATTGGATTCACATGAAGTCGTTGTTAAAGATTCTTCTCGCTTCTGGGATACTCTCAGGCGGTTTCACTCCATTATGACCACTAAATTCAT gATTCCTGTGATTGGTGGAAAAGAACTGGATTTGCATGTTTTGTATGTGGAAGTCACGAGGAGGGGAGGTTACGAAAAG GTAGTAGCAGAGAAAAAATGGAGGGAAGTTGGAGGAGTGTTTAGATTCTCTGCGACCACAACAAGTGCTTCGTTTGTCTTAAGGAAACATTACCTTAATCTTCTCTTCCATTACGAACAAGTTCATCTCTTCAATGCTCGTGGTCCTCTTCTTCATCCCACag CTACATTTCATGCCAAGGATCCTTCAACgaacaaagaactggctctagTCGAGTATACTCCTCCGAGTATAAGATATCATaattctcttcctcctccttctcaaG GTTCATCGAGTTTCACAGCCATTGGTACAATAGAAGGCAAATTCGACTGTGGTTATCTTGTCAAAGTAAAGTTGGGCTCAGAGATTCTTAACGGCGTGCTTTACCACCCGGCCCAGCCTGgcccatcatcatcaccaccaaccACTGTACTCAACGGTGCCGTTGCGCCTTATGCTGATACCGGGAGTAGACGACGTCGTTCAGGAAAAAGACGAAGAAGCAGACGCAGAGAAGACCCGAATTACCCAAAACCCAACCGGAGCGGTTACAATTTCTTCTTTGCTGAGAAACATTGCAAGCTCAAGTCTCTTTATCCAAACAAGGAGAGAGAGTTCACGAAGATTATTGGCGAATCGTGGAGCAATCTCTCTACCGAGGAACGAACG GTTTATCAGAACATTGGGTTAAAGGACAAGGAGAGGTACCAAAGGGAGCTGAATGAGTACAGAGAGATGTTGAGACTCAGGGATGGTGACAAGACAAACGGCAAGGTTTGCTAA
- the LOC104751505 gene encoding tRNA pseudouridine synthase A, mitochondrial-like gives MLTEDETDLYRGGGGGKEPQKVAIIFAFCGVGYQGMQKNPGAKTIEGELEEALFHAGAVPESIRGKPKLYDFARSARTDKGVSAVGQVVSGRFNVDPPGFVDRLNSNLPNQIRIFGYKHVTPSFSSKKFCDRRRYVYLLPVFALDPISHRDREAVMASLGSGEVYVKCIACSERGRKIPDVVGNGKRNCFVTKSLNVQSDILSNKSSALRTDVKIEALSSDFASLSSVDVHVARIQEDSCKLNTSSSEKIKMAEGKSKFCYGEKEKERFSRILSCYVGSYNFHNFTTRVKADDPAAHRHIISFTADTVINLDGIDFIKCEVLGKSFMLHQIRKMMGLAVAIMRNCASESLIQTAFSKDVDITVPMAPEVGLYLDECFFTSYNKNFEDSHEEVSMEAFKEEAEAFKLKHIYSHIGATERKYGNMALWLHSLNHRNYPDLNFGSHGHNTDQVLVHKKVDETHHEEVSKPK, from the exons ATGTTGACAGAAGACGAAACAGACTTGTACCGCGGCGGAGGCGGCGGCAAGGAGCCTCAAAAAGTTGCTATAATCTTTGCGTTTTGCGGTGTAGGGTACCAAGGGATGCAAAAGAATCCAGGCGCGAAGACCATTGAAGGCGAGCTCGAAGAAGCTCTGTTCCACGCCGGAGCTGTACCTGAGTCCATTAGAGGGAAGCCTAAACTATACGATTTCGCACGATCTGCACGAACCGATAAAGGAGTGAGTGCTGTGGGACAAGTAGTTTCAGGTCGCTTCAACGTTGATCCGCCTGGATTCGTGGATCGTCTCAATTCGAATCTCCCTAATCAGATTAGGATCTTTGGTTATAAGCATGTTACGCCGTCGTTTAGTTCCAAGAAGTTTTGCGATCGAAGAAGGTATGTGTATCTGCTTCCAGTGTTTGCTCTTGATCCAATCTCGCATCGTGATAGAGAAGCGGTAATGGCTAGTTTAGGTTCAGGCGAGGTTTATGTTAAGTGTATTGCGTGCTCAGAGAGAGGTCGTAAGATTCCAGATGTTGTGGGCAATGGGAAAAGAAACTGCTTCGTTACAAAGTCATTGAATGTTCAGTCAGACATTTTGTCGAACAAGTCTAGTGCATTAAGAACTGACGTCAAGATCGAAGCTTTGAGTTCTGATTTTGCTAGCTTAAGCTCAGTTGATGTTCATGTAGCTAGGATACAAGAAGATAGTTGTAAATTGAATACAAGTTCATCAGAGAAGATTAAAATGGCCGAGGGAAAGAGCAAGTTTTGTTACGGGGAAAAGGAGAAGGAAAGGTTCAGTAGAATACTGAGTTGTTATGTTGGATCATATAATTTTCATAACTTTACTACAAGAGTGAAAGCAGATGATCCAGCTGCTCATCGTCACATCATCTCCTTCACCGCTGATACTGTCATTAATCTCGATGGTATTGACTTTATTAAGTGTGAAGTCTTGGGCAAAAGCTTCATGCTTCATCAGATTCGTAAGATGATGGGTCTTGCTGTTGCAATCATGAGGAATTGTGCATCTGAATCACTTATCCAGACTGCTTTCAGCAA GGATGTGGATATAACTGTACCAATGGCTCCAGAAGTTGGACTCTACCTTGATGAATGCTTCTTCACGTCTTATAACAAAAACTTTGAAGACAGTCATGAGGAAGTGTCAATGGAAGCATtcaaagaagaagctgaagcatTCAAATTGAAGcatatatattctcatatcGGCGCTACAGAGCGAAAATATGGAAATATGGCTCTTTGGTTGCATTCTTTGAACCATAGAAACTATCCTGACCTAAATTTTGGCAGCCATGGACATAACACGGACCAAGTTCTTGTCCATAAAAAGGTTGATGAAACCCACCACGAGGAAGTCTCTAAGCCAAAATGA
- the LOC104751506 gene encoding probable alpha-amylase 2 → MGYYNNVFDECNDHTDIGRVLRDGREVILQAYNWESHKHDWWRNLDGKVPDIAKSGFTSAWLPPPSQSLAPEGYLPQDLYSLNSAYGSEHLLKSLLRKMKQYKVRAMADIVINHRIGTTRGHGGMYNRYDGSSLPWDEHAVTSCTGGLGNRSTGASFNGVPNVDHTQHFVRKDIIGWLRWLRNTVGFQDFRFDFARGYSANYVKEYIGAAKPLFSVGECWDSCKYNGHGLDYNQDSHRQRIINWIDSTGQISAAFDFTTKGILQEAVKGQYWRLCDAQGKPPGVMGWWPSRAVTFLDNHDTGSTQAHWPFPSYHIMEGYAYILTHPGIPSVFYDHFYNWGSSIHDQIVKLIDIRRRHDIHSRSTVRILKAESNLYAAIVGEKLCMKLGDGSWCPSGRDWTLATSGHRYAVWLK, encoded by the exons ATGGGCTACTATAACAAT GTCTTTGATGAATGCAACGACCATACTGATATAG GTCGAGTTCTACGCGATGGAAGGGAAGTCATTCTCCAG GCGTATAATTGGGAATCTCACAAACATGATTGGTGGAGAAACTTGGACGGGAAAGTTCCTGACATCGCAAAATCTGGCTTTACTTCTGCATGGTTGCCACCACCATCTCAGTCTCTTGCACCAGAAG GTTATCTTCCACAGGACCTTTATTCATTAAACTCAGCATATGGCTCTGAGCATCTTTTGAAATCCTTACTTCGTAAGATGAAACAGTACAAAGTTAGAGCTATGGCTGATATTGTTATCAATCATCGTATTGGGACAACGAGAGGACATGGTGGAATGTATAACCGTTATGATGGCTCTTCATTACCATGGGATGAACACGCCGTGACTTCTTGCACCGGAGGACTC GGTAACCGAAGCACCGGGGCAAGTTTCAATGGTGTTCCAAATGTTGACCACACTCAGCATTTTGTTAGGAAAGATATCATCGGGTGGCTTCGTTGGCTGCGCAACACTGTCGGCTTTCAAGATTTCCGTTTTGACTTTGCTAGGGG TTATTCAGCAAATTATGTGAAGGAATACATTGGAGCAGCGAAACCGTTATTCTCGGTTGGAGAATGTTGGGACTCTTGCAAATACAATGGTCATGGTCTAGACTATAATCAAG ATAGCCATAGACAGCGTATAATCAATTGGATCGATTCCACGGGACAGATTTCTGCTGCATTTGACTTCACAACTAAAGGAATTCTTCAG GAAGCCGTCAAAGGTCAGTATTGGCGTTTATGTGATGCTCAAGGGAAGCCTCCGGGTGTAATGGGATGGTGGCCTTCAAGAGCTGTCACATTCCTGGATAACCATGACACTGGCTCTACTCAG gCTCATTGGCCGTTCCCTTCATACCACATTATGGAG GGTTATGCATATATACTTACTCATCCCGGCATCCCCTCTGTATTCTACGATCACTTTTACAACTGGGGAAGCTCTATCCATGATCAGATTGTCAAACTG ATTGACATTAGGAGGCGACATGATATCCACAGTAGGTCAACGGTCCGCATTTTAAAAGCTGAATCTAACTTATACGCAGCCATTGTTGGTGAGAAACTGTGCATGAAGCTCGGAGACGGCTCTTGGTGCCCTTCTGGAAGAGACTGGACTCTAGCAACAAGTGGCCATCGCTATGCCGTCTGGCTCAAGTAA